A portion of the Bacteroides faecium genome contains these proteins:
- a CDS encoding tetratricopeptide repeat protein gives MKRYKCIIIVIVLIFLSCSRTNKLFDEAVGLDNQKKYHEAIIVWNKLIQNNPTYLPAYINRGADKFELKQYSEAIKDYCHVISQDSTYITAWLNRGNANLELNNYQSAIDDFNAAERIKQEVYGCAQVIFYDKMDSKDVALEEICLQRGIAYWYVDSINKAYSDLNYCIDQEYEIVSSYFWRAYVYWKAGKEKEAYKDFMTVILQGRADDDYVIQAQQNLKLLDKHSILLK, from the coding sequence ATGAAAAGATATAAGTGCATAATTATTGTAATAGTATTGATATTTCTATCTTGCTCCAGAACAAATAAATTATTTGATGAAGCAGTAGGTCTTGATAATCAGAAGAAGTATCATGAAGCTATTATAGTCTGGAATAAATTAATCCAAAATAATCCGACGTATCTACCTGCCTATATAAATAGAGGAGCCGATAAATTTGAGTTAAAGCAATATTCTGAGGCTATAAAAGACTATTGTCATGTTATAAGCCAAGATTCTACATATATAACGGCTTGGCTTAATAGAGGAAATGCAAACTTAGAATTGAACAATTACCAAAGTGCAATTGACGACTTTAATGCAGCAGAAAGAATAAAGCAGGAAGTGTATGGATGCGCCCAAGTGATATTTTATGATAAAATGGATTCTAAAGATGTTGCGTTGGAAGAAATTTGCCTACAAAGAGGTATTGCTTATTGGTATGTGGATAGCATTAATAAAGCATATAGTGATTTGAATTATTGCATTGATCAGGAATATGAAATAGTATCTAGTTACTTTTGGCGTGCTTATGTCTATTGGAAAGCCGGCAAAGAGAAAGAGGCATATAAAGACTTTATGACTGTGATTTTACAAGGACGAGCCGATGATGATTATGTAATTCAAGCACAACAAAATCTAAAGTTGTTGGATAAACATAGCATTCTTTTAAAATAG
- a CDS encoding bile acid:sodium symporter family protein — translation MIAFFLKSPLLCASKLKCTTMLKFLKNWTLPIAMLVGAVGYPLFISLSFLTPYLIFTMLLLTFCKVSPHDLKPKPLHAWLLLIQIGGALAAYLLLYRFDKIVAEGVMVCIICPTATAAAVITSKLGGSAASLTTYTLLANIGAAIAVPILFPLVEVHPDVSFWQAFFVILSKVFPLLICPFLLAWLLNKCLPKVHQKLLNYHELAFYLWAVSLAIVTAQTLYSLLNDPADGFTEIMIAIGALVACCLQFFLGKTIGSVYNDRISGGQALGQKNTILAIWMAHTYLNPLSAVAPGSYVLWQNIINSWQLWKKRKNELKNQA, via the coding sequence ATGATAGCTTTTTTCCTGAAATCTCCGTTACTTTGCGCTTCGAAGTTAAAATGTACGACGATGCTTAAGTTTTTGAAGAATTGGACATTACCTATTGCCATGTTGGTAGGTGCCGTGGGGTATCCACTGTTCATCAGCCTTTCTTTCCTGACTCCCTATCTTATTTTTACGATGTTGCTATTGACTTTCTGTAAGGTATCTCCACATGACTTGAAGCCGAAACCTCTACATGCGTGGCTGTTGCTGATTCAGATTGGCGGTGCGTTGGCGGCTTATCTGCTGCTTTACCGTTTTGATAAGATTGTAGCGGAAGGTGTGATGGTTTGTATTATTTGCCCGACGGCTACGGCTGCTGCGGTGATAACTTCCAAGTTGGGTGGTAGTGCAGCAAGTCTGACTACTTATACACTACTTGCTAATATCGGGGCAGCCATTGCCGTACCTATTCTTTTTCCTTTGGTGGAAGTGCATCCCGATGTCAGTTTTTGGCAAGCGTTTTTTGTTATTTTGAGCAAAGTATTTCCATTGCTGATTTGTCCGTTCCTGCTTGCGTGGTTGTTGAACAAATGCCTGCCTAAAGTACATCAGAAACTATTAAACTACCATGAACTAGCTTTCTACTTGTGGGCTGTTTCATTAGCCATCGTGACGGCTCAGACATTATATTCATTACTTAATGACCCTGCTGACGGCTTTACTGAAATCATGATTGCCATTGGAGCTTTGGTAGCTTGTTGTTTGCAGTTCTTCTTGGGGAAAACTATCGGCTCTGTCTATAATGACCGTATCAGTGGCGGTCAAGCATTGGGACAGAAGAATACGATTCTGGCTATTTGGATGGCTCATACCTATCTCAATCCGTTATCTGCTGTTGCTCCGGGTTCGTATGTGTTGTGGCAGAATATTATTAATTCGTGGCAGTTGTGGAAAAAGAGAAAGAATGAATTGAAAAATCAAGCGTAA
- a CDS encoding N-acetylmuramoyl-L-alanine amidase family protein, producing the protein MKLNRPYIVYICICLWLLFLPSCTSHLWGKDFVVVIDAGHGGHDPGAIGKTAKEKNINLNVALKVGNLIKRNCDDVKVIYTRSKDVFIPLARRAEIANNAKADLFISIHTNALANNRTAKGASTWTLGLAKSDANLEVAKRENSVILYESDYQTRYAGFNPNSAESYIIFEFMQDKYMEQSVHLASLMQKQFRHTCKRADRGVHQAGFLVLKASAMPSILIELGFISTPEEERYLSSEAGASTMAKGIYHAFLNYKREHEIRLTGVSKTIIPTEREENDAPAIAQKDTESVTAPQQKELLAEAKTKPASVTKTTTNRPIASQSTTNDSEITFKIQILTSSKPLAKNDKRLKGLKDVDYYKEKGIYKYTYGASGDYNKVLRTKRTITPQFKDAFIIAFRNGEKMNVNEAIAEFKKRRNK; encoded by the coding sequence ATGAAACTGAATAGACCATACATAGTATATATATGCATTTGCCTCTGGCTACTTTTTCTACCCTCATGTACCAGCCATTTATGGGGGAAAGACTTTGTAGTAGTTATTGACGCCGGACACGGCGGACATGACCCCGGAGCCATAGGCAAAACAGCCAAAGAGAAGAACATAAATCTGAACGTTGCCCTGAAAGTGGGGAACCTGATAAAAAGAAACTGCGACGACGTCAAAGTGATTTACACCCGCAGCAAAGATGTCTTCATCCCACTGGCACGACGGGCAGAAATCGCGAACAACGCGAAGGCTGACCTCTTTATTTCTATCCACACCAACGCATTGGCAAACAACCGCACAGCAAAAGGTGCATCTACCTGGACACTGGGTCTTGCCAAATCAGACGCCAACCTGGAAGTTGCGAAACGGGAGAACTCCGTAATTCTCTATGAAAGCGATTATCAGACACGATATGCCGGCTTCAATCCGAACTCCGCAGAATCTTATATCATATTTGAATTTATGCAGGATAAGTATATGGAACAGAGCGTACATCTTGCGTCACTGATGCAAAAACAATTCCGTCACACCTGTAAACGGGCAGACCGCGGAGTGCATCAAGCGGGATTCCTTGTCCTGAAAGCAAGTGCGATGCCGAGCATACTGATAGAACTAGGATTCATCTCTACCCCTGAGGAAGAGCGTTATCTGAGTTCCGAAGCAGGAGCCTCAACTATGGCAAAAGGTATTTATCATGCTTTCCTGAATTATAAAAGAGAACACGAGATACGCCTAACGGGAGTCAGCAAGACGATTATTCCGACTGAACGGGAAGAAAACGATGCTCCGGCAATTGCACAAAAAGACACAGAAAGCGTGACAGCCCCTCAGCAGAAGGAATTGTTGGCAGAAGCCAAGACAAAACCTGCTTCAGTAACAAAAACGACAACAAACCGTCCGATTGCGTCTCAAAGCACAACCAATGACAGTGAAATTACGTTTAAGATACAGATACTCACCTCTTCCAAACCTCTCGCCAAAAACGACAAGCGGTTGAAAGGCCTGAAAGATGTGGATTACTATAAGGAAAAGGGCATATACAAATATACGTATGGCGCTTCCGGCGATTATAACAAAGTGCTGCGTACAAAGCGCACCATTACGCCACAATTTAAGGATGCTTTCATCATCGCTTTCCGAAACGGGGAAAAAATGAACGTCAACGAAGCGATTGCCGAATTTAAAAAGAGAAGAAATAAATAA